In the genome of Mycteria americana isolate JAX WOST 10 ecotype Jacksonville Zoo and Gardens chromosome 7, USCA_MyAme_1.0, whole genome shotgun sequence, one region contains:
- the B3GALT2 gene encoding beta-1,3-galactosyltransferase 2, with amino-acid sequence MLQWRRRHCCFAKMTWNTKRSLFRTHLIGLISLVFLFAMFLFFNHHDWLPGRAGFKENPMAYTIRGFRSTRSETNHSSLRNVWKDTIPQTLRPQTVTNSNNTDLSLQGVTGLENTLSANGSIYNEKGTGHPTSYHFKYIINEPEKCQEKTPFLILLIAAEPGQVEARQAIRQTWGNESLTPGIQIVRIFLLGLSIKINGYLQRTILEESRQYHDIIQQEYLDTYYNLTIKTLMGMNWVASYCPRVPYVMKTDSDMFVNTEYLIHKLLKPELPPRHKYFTGYLMRGYAPNRNKDSKWYMPPDLYPSERYPVFCSGTGYVFSGDLAEKIFKVSLSIRRLHLEDVYVGICLAKLRIDPMPPPNEFVFNHWRVSYSSCKYSHLITSHQFQPSELIKYWNHLQQNKHNACANAAKEKAGRYRHRKLH; translated from the coding sequence ATGCTTCAGTGGCGAAGACGacactgctgctttgcaaagaTGACCTGGAATACCAAAAGGTCTCTGTTTCGCACCCATCTTATTGGCCTGATCTCTCTCGTATTTCTTTTTGCtatgtttctgttctttaatcATCACGActggctgccaggcagggctggattCAAAGAAAATCCCATGGCTTACACTATACGAGGATTTAGATCTACAAGAAGTGAGACAAACCACAGCTCTCTAAGGAACGTGTGGAAAGACACCATACCTCAGACGCTCAGGCCTCAAACAGTCACCAACTCCAACAACACGGACCTGTCCCTGCAAGGAGTAACTGGTTTGGAAAATACACTCAGTGCCAATGGAAGTATTTACAACGAAAAAGGTACCGGGCATCCAACTTCGTATCATTTCAAGTACATCATCAACGAGCCTGAGAAATGCCAAGAGAAGACCCCTTTTCTAATATTGCTCATAGCTGCAGAGCCGGGCCAGGTGGAAGCTAGACAAGCTATTCGACAAACTTGGGGTAATGAAAGCCTGACACCTGGCATCCAAATTGTTCGTATTTTTTTGCTGGGGTTAAGCATCAAGATAAATGGATACCTCCAGCGTACCATACTAGAGGAAAGCAGACAGTACCACGACATCATTCAACAAGAATACTTAGACACCTACTATAATTTAACCATTAAAACTCTGATGGGAATGAACTGGGTTGCATCTTACTGTCCACGTGTTCCTTACGTTATGAAAACTGACAGCGATATGTTTGTCAATACTGAATATTTAATACACAAACTTCTGAAACCAGAACTTCCTCCGAGGCACAAGTATTTCACAGGTTATTTAATGAGAGGTTATGCACCTAATAGGAACAAGGATAGTAAGTGGTATATGCCACCTGATTTGTATCCAAGTGAACGTTATCCTGTATTCTGCTCTGGAACTGGTTATGTTTTTTCTGGAGATTTAGcagaaaaaatctttaaagtctCCTTAAGCATCAGACGTTTACATTTAGAGGATGTATACGTCGGGATCTGTCTTGCCAAGCTGCGAATTGACCCTATGCCTCCACCCAATGAGTTTGTCTTCAATCACTGGCGAGTTTCTTACTCCAGCTGTAAATATAGCCACCTAATTACCTCCCATCAGTTCCAACCTAGTGAACTGATCAAATACTGGAACCACTTACAACAAAATAAGCACAATGCCTGTGCCAATGCAGCGAAAGAAAAAGCAGGCAGGTATCGCCATCGTAAACTGCACTAG